The following proteins are co-located in the Pomacea canaliculata isolate SZHN2017 linkage group LG8, ASM307304v1, whole genome shotgun sequence genome:
- the LOC112570086 gene encoding zinc finger FYVE domain-containing protein 21-like isoform X2: protein MASNTEKKLVRSKSGLRMVPADEKVQSPFTLSEPEWTPDNVCRVCQNSECQLKFDLFHRKHHCRRCGKCFCDKCCSVQIALPRMCFVDPVRHCEICLNVTKKENEFFDKHLKVLLNGSLLNILDDNIDTSQSEGFTCRLSQDHRKLEFVGENSKREPISIEKIESIQIMASDCDMHVLMGNHSYHLCSFGTRFVQV, encoded by the exons atggcgtCGAACACAGAGAAGAAGCTCGTCCGCTCCAAAAGTGGTCTCCGAATGGTGCCTGCTGATGAAAAAGTGCAAAGTCCATTTACACTTTCGGAACCAGAGTGGACACCTGACAATGTG TGTCGAGTCTGTCAGAATTCAGAATGCCAACTcaagtttgacctctttcaCAGAAAG CACCATTGTCGACGTTGTGGAAAGTGTTTCTGTGACAAATGTTGCTCAGTTCAGATTGCCTTACCTCGCATGTGTTTTGTTGATCCTGTGCGTCATTGTGAGATCTGCTTAAATGTCACCAAAAAGGAGAATGAGTTTTTTGATAAACATCTGAAAGTTCTCCTAAATG GAAGTCTTCTCAACATCCTGGATGATAACATTGACACCAGCCAGAGTGAAGGTTTTACATGCAGACTATCTCAAGACCACAG AAAACTGGAGTTTGTTGGTGAGAACTCCAAGAGAGAGCCTATTTCAATAGAAAAAATTGAGAGTATTCAAATCATGGCCTCGGATTGTGACATGCATG TCTTAATGGGAAACCATTCTTACCACCTCTGCAGCTTTGGAACTAGGTTTGTGCAAGTGTAA
- the LOC112570087 gene encoding CB1 cannabinoid receptor-interacting protein 1-like yields the protein MDERLKIRVSVQQWPTKNPVYFKPDGRRFSYPDTLKLRADSAYLVQTLISPGRTLTAMQIRGQTLLLSRLKAGLRHGDSVQYSAIWTTTGYEVNKKGTRTLLPIVLELKGENIVLAMVQCKIYPGEGSGGHWQWGQPLRAIELECSAASDGSYIDVLRQSLTGRRMF from the exons ATGGATGAGCGACTCAAGATTCGAGTGTCTGTGCAGCAATGGCCGACAAAGAACCCTGTGTATTTTAAGCCTGATGGTCGACGGTTTTCTTACCCAGACACACTCAAACTTCGCGCCGATTCCGCTTACCTGGTTCAGACTTTGATCTCACCTGGCAGAACGCTCAC gGCGATGCAAATTCGCGGGCAAACGTTGCTGCTGTCACGCTTAAAAGCCGGCCTACGACACGGCGACAGCGTGCAGTACAGCGCCATATGGACCACCACAGGCTACGAGGTCAACAAGAAAGGTACCAGGACACTGCTCCCTATAGTACTGGAG CTCAAGGGTGAGAACATAGTGCTGGCTATGGTGCAGTGCAAAATCTACCCTGGAGAAGGGAGCGGCGGCCATTGGCAGTGGGGCCAGCCCCTGCGCGCCATAGAACTAGAATGCTCTGCGGCATCAGATGGCTCGTACATTGACGTCCTCAGGCAAAGCCTCACTGGGCGCCGGATGTTCTGA
- the LOC112570085 gene encoding uncharacterized protein LOC112570085, whose translation MVHSVSNHFDTAFLASMKSMLVMCFAILDVWAQEVAWIAGSPASVSISSKIYPGGRSGVGIWQEGINNVWLFGGLGISDNPFESPRLLNDLWYFNGSSQTWHQVHQGAVFDSTVVEYRSSQIPRPRQLSAVCGAGNIMVVFGGLAEEDLALGDLWVFDTVTKEWQSQEQAYNVQRNKSEPLLVRPAPRGDMAKWCTSTHLFIFGGVNGSNHIFSDMWKLSLQDLIWEEVASSALAPSSLKDQNALSYPAGRNGAMAWTVEPDNLYLFGGNVLRQYFRKQHIAAGYTSDLWQYNIINDTWMFLKGHIQPGQPGVYGHLGMPTDYNVPGCRKGGVTWTDANNYLWLFGGEGCDTLTPSDTSSSVLLTDYWCYNTLIGRWEWIGGSKEGNKPPIFRQKGKLTYSALIGGRTEAAAWKKNDNAVYLFGGMGHNGTQYYCYLNDLWLINISETVGLGVPFPVLYGFGLVFLGIFLVLCLVVIGVYVYDCSKGNRTPEWRLGSRDIARYRHLLGNDS comes from the exons atggtaCATAGTGTATCAAATCATTTTGACACCGCATTTTTGGCCAGTATGAAGTCCATGCTGGTTATGTGCTTTGCAATTCTGGACGTGTGGGCCCAAG AGGTGGCATGGATTGCAGGGAGTCCAGCATCAGTCAGCATTTCCTCTAAAATCTACCCAGGTGGTCGAAGTGGTGTTGGAATCTGGCAAGAAGGTATTAATAATGTCTGGCTATTTGGAGGCCTAGGTATATCTGACAATCCTTTTGAGAGCCCTAGGCTTCTTAACGACTTGTGGTACTTCAATGGCAGCAGTCAAACTTGGCATCAAGTGCATCAAGGGGCAGTTTTCGATTCAACAGTGGTTGAATATCGATCATCACAGATACCTCGCCCAAGACAACTATCAGCAGTGTGTGGTGCTGGCAACATCATGGTGGTTTTTGGAGGACTGGCTGAGGAGGACTTGGCACTGGGAGATCTGTGGGTGTTTGACACTGTGACGAAGGAGTGGCAAAGCCAGGAGCAGGCATACAATGTGCAAAGAAATAAGAGTGAGCCTTTGTTGGTGAGGCCAGCACCGCGAGGTGACATGGCAAAATGGTGCACGTCTAcccatttatttatatttggtGGAGTTAATGGTTCTAATCATATATTTTCGGACATGTGGAAGCTCAGTTTGCAAGATTTAATTTGGGAAGAGGTAGCAAGTTCTGCTTTGGCACCTTCTTCCCTAAAAGACCAAAATGCATTGAGTTATCCTGCTGGACGCAATGGAGCTATGGCATGGACTGTCGAACCAGATAATCTCTATCTTTTTGGTGGCAATGTCCTTAGGCAATATTTTCGTAAACAACATATTGCAGCTGGCTATACATCAGATCTTTGGCAATACAATATAATTAATGATACATGGATGTTTCTTAAAGGTCATATACAACCAGGACAACCTGGTGTTTATGGACATTTGGGCATGCCAACTGATTACAATGTACCAGGATGCCGCAAAGGTGGTGTCACATGGACTGATGCTAACAATTATTTGTGGTTGTTTGGAGGTGAGGGGTGTGACACCTTGACACCTTCTGACACAAGCTCTTCAGTATTGCTTACAGATTATTGGTGTTACAACACTCTGATTGGAAGGTGGGAATGGATTGGGGGCAGTAAAGAAGGCAACAAACCTCCTATCTTTAGGCAAAAAGGGAAACTGACATATTCAGCTTTAATTGGAGGTAGGACTGAAGCTGcagcatggaaaaaaaatgataatgccGTGTACTTGTTTGGTGGAATGGGACATAATGGAACACAGTATTATTGTTATCTCAATGATTTATGGCTGATAAATATTTCAGAGACAGTGGGCCTTGGAGTGCCATTTCCAGTTTTGTATGGTTTTGGACTTGTCTTTCTTGGGATATTTTTAGTTCTCTGTCTTGTAGTTATTGGTGTCTATGTGTATGACTGCAGCAAAGGTAACAGAACACCAGAGTGGCGACTTGGCTCCAGAGACATAGCCAGGTACAGACATCTCTTAGGAAATGACTCTTGA
- the LOC112570086 gene encoding zinc finger FYVE domain-containing protein 21-like isoform X1: protein MASNTEKKLVRSKSGLRMVPADEKVQSPFTLSEPEWTPDNVCRVCQNSECQLKFDLFHRKHHCRRCGKCFCDKCCSVQIALPRMCFVDPVRHCEICLNVTKKENEFFDKHLKVLLNGSLLNILDDNIDTSQSEGFTCRLSQDHRKLEFVGENSKREPISIEKIESIQIMASDCDMHGNRLGTGIAMRYKVGDKSSSDIEILKMAVDEGMNKKQGISWIAAMQKAFKMICESKTG from the exons atggcgtCGAACACAGAGAAGAAGCTCGTCCGCTCCAAAAGTGGTCTCCGAATGGTGCCTGCTGATGAAAAAGTGCAAAGTCCATTTACACTTTCGGAACCAGAGTGGACACCTGACAATGTG TGTCGAGTCTGTCAGAATTCAGAATGCCAACTcaagtttgacctctttcaCAGAAAG CACCATTGTCGACGTTGTGGAAAGTGTTTCTGTGACAAATGTTGCTCAGTTCAGATTGCCTTACCTCGCATGTGTTTTGTTGATCCTGTGCGTCATTGTGAGATCTGCTTAAATGTCACCAAAAAGGAGAATGAGTTTTTTGATAAACATCTGAAAGTTCTCCTAAATG GAAGTCTTCTCAACATCCTGGATGATAACATTGACACCAGCCAGAGTGAAGGTTTTACATGCAGACTATCTCAAGACCACAG AAAACTGGAGTTTGTTGGTGAGAACTCCAAGAGAGAGCCTATTTCAATAGAAAAAATTGAGAGTATTCAAATCATGGCCTCGGATTGTGACATGCATG GTAATCGGCTTGGAACTGGGATTGCTATGCGTTATAAAGTAGGGGACAAGAGTAGCTCAGACATAGAGATCCTGAAGATGGCTGTTGACGAAGGAATGAACAAGAAGCAGGGGATATCTTGGATAGCTGCCATGCAGAAG GCTTTTAAAATGATATGTGAATCAAAGACAGGATGA